Genomic DNA from Haloplanus aerogenes:
GCGCCCAAGCGGGCGAGGACCAGACTCGTGAGGTCGTCACCGAAGGTGGGTTCACACGCTTCCGCCGAGCGGCCGAGACGCCTACCAGTCTCGTCTTCGAAGCGAAGCCGTAACCATCTCATTGGGAGTACCGTTCGACGATCGGTGGTCGGTCGGCCACCGGCCGTCGGTTACGACATGGCTTCGACGATGTCGCGAAATTCGTCAAGTGTGAACGCTCGGAGCGTCTCGGTAGTCACGTTGCCACTTTCAGCGAGGGTGAGCGCGGCTTGGGCCGCCGTCTCGTCGTCTGGAAAGTCGGCGATGACGACCCCATCGTACCGGCCCATCGTTATGAAAAAGTCCCGCCACGTCCCGCCAAGCGACTTGACCATCTCTCTTGCGTGTTCCGTTCGTTCGGGACTGGCTTGTACGTTTTCGACGCCCTGCTGGGTGAAGGTGGTTAAGAGCACGTATGTCGGCATCTCGGCAGTCATTACGGCGAACGAGGCAATAACCATACCCTCGGAATCCGAGGTCTCCGATCGGTGCCTACGTGAGTCTATTTACCGCCGGTTCGCCGGAATCGGACGACGAACCGGCGGACACGATTTCCAACAGGCCGTCCGGGCCGGGGAGTCACACGCGCGCCGGACGGTCGTCTGACGGAGCTATTTGTAGACCTCGTGCGTGACATCAATCCCATGGA
This window encodes:
- a CDS encoding GYD domain-containing protein → MPTYVLLTTFTQQGVENVQASPERTEHAREMVKSLGGTWRDFFITMGRYDGVVIADFPDDETAAQAALTLAESGNVTTETLRAFTLDEFRDIVEAMS